One window from the genome of Pandoraea fibrosis encodes:
- a CDS encoding 2Fe-2S iron-sulfur cluster-binding protein, giving the protein MQVHVQPLGERLDVVPGDNLLKALTDRQIPISYSCLSGRCGTCRCRVISGDVQEADGVEYRHHDDGTDPTRYVLACQSTVQGDCEIELPEMDEVVVHPARILKATVLAIEPLTHDVKRLLLKPAKPLSFSPGQYATLQFTPAHIRPYSMAGLDADDTLEFHIRRVPGGAVTGYVDEQLKVGDAVRVSGPLGTSYLRTRHEGPMLCVAGGTGLAPVLSIVRGALARGMRNPIHLYVGARSPADVYGLAWLRELASHHDGIRLHVVTTTDAPGRADDAFRLGHVTDALAADHTGAEALAGWRAYLCGAPPMVDAATRLLRARGIDGAHIYADAFYAKAA; this is encoded by the coding sequence ATGCAAGTTCATGTGCAGCCGCTTGGCGAGCGCCTCGACGTCGTGCCCGGCGACAATCTGCTGAAAGCGCTGACCGATCGCCAGATCCCGATTTCGTACAGTTGCCTGTCCGGGCGCTGCGGCACCTGCCGCTGCCGGGTGATTTCCGGCGATGTTCAAGAGGCCGACGGTGTCGAATATCGCCATCACGACGACGGCACGGACCCCACGCGCTATGTGCTCGCCTGCCAGTCCACGGTGCAAGGTGACTGCGAAATCGAGCTGCCGGAGATGGATGAAGTCGTCGTGCATCCGGCCAGGATTCTCAAGGCGACCGTGCTCGCGATCGAACCGCTCACGCACGACGTCAAGCGTCTGTTGCTCAAGCCCGCGAAGCCGCTCAGTTTTTCTCCCGGTCAGTACGCCACGCTGCAATTCACACCCGCGCACATCCGTCCCTATTCGATGGCCGGACTCGACGCCGACGATACGCTCGAATTCCATATCCGCCGGGTGCCGGGCGGCGCTGTGACCGGCTATGTCGACGAACAACTCAAGGTTGGCGATGCCGTGCGGGTGTCGGGGCCGCTTGGCACTTCCTATCTGCGGACACGTCACGAGGGACCGATGCTTTGCGTAGCCGGCGGCACCGGGCTCGCGCCGGTGCTGTCGATCGTGCGTGGAGCACTCGCCCGTGGCATGCGTAATCCGATCCACCTCTATGTCGGTGCGCGTTCGCCGGCAGACGTGTACGGCCTCGCGTGGTTGCGCGAACTCGCGTCGCACCACGACGGTATTCGTTTGCATGTCGTGACGACCACCGACGCGCCGGGGCGGGCGGACGATGCGTTCCGGCTCGGTCATGTCACCGACGCACTCGCCGCCGACCACACCGGGGCAGAGGCGCTTGCCGGCTGGCGCGCGTACCTGTGCGGCGCGCCGCCGATGGTCGACGCGGCCACGCGGCTACTGCGCGCGCGCGGCATCGATGGCGCGCATATCTACGCCGACGCGTTCTACGCCAAGGCCGCGTGA
- a CDS encoding aromatic ring-hydroxylating dioxygenase subunit alpha: MPFRVYTDEQLYRRELDECFYRRHWNYVGLEAEVPNPGDFKRTVIGERSVIVTRDASGEINVVENVCAHRGMKFCREKRGNRTDFHCPYHQWNYDLKGNLQGVPFRRGVKQDGKVNGGMPKDFRPEDHGLTQLKVATRGGVIFASFDHDVESLEDFLGPEICAYFDRLFDGRKLKLLGYNKQRIPGNWKLMQENIKDPYHPGLLHTWFVTFGLWRADNKSRLVMDAHGRHAAMISTRGQGGGGEVTSGVSSFKASMSLNDMRFLDIVQEDWWKGPTAVLMTLFPSVILQQQVNSVSTRHIQPRGPDSFDFVWTHFGFEDDTEEMTQRRLRQANLFGPAGFVSADDGEAIECSQEGFTQKPWHRVIAELGGTGVENTEHMVTETLIRGMYAYWRRVMGV, from the coding sequence ATTCCGTTTCGCGTCTATACCGACGAGCAACTCTATCGGCGCGAACTTGACGAGTGCTTCTACCGCCGGCATTGGAACTACGTCGGACTGGAAGCCGAAGTGCCAAACCCGGGAGATTTCAAGCGCACGGTGATCGGTGAGCGCTCCGTCATCGTGACGCGCGATGCGTCCGGCGAAATCAATGTGGTCGAGAACGTCTGCGCGCATCGCGGCATGAAGTTCTGCCGCGAAAAACGCGGTAATCGCACGGACTTCCATTGCCCGTATCACCAGTGGAACTACGACCTCAAGGGCAATCTGCAAGGGGTACCGTTCCGTCGCGGGGTGAAGCAGGACGGCAAGGTCAACGGGGGGATGCCGAAGGACTTCAGGCCGGAGGATCACGGCCTGACCCAACTGAAGGTCGCCACCCGCGGTGGGGTGATCTTTGCGTCGTTCGATCACGACGTCGAGTCGCTCGAAGACTTTCTCGGGCCGGAGATCTGCGCGTACTTCGACCGCCTGTTCGACGGCCGCAAGCTCAAGCTCCTCGGCTACAACAAGCAGCGCATTCCGGGCAACTGGAAGCTGATGCAGGAGAACATCAAGGACCCCTATCACCCGGGCTTGCTCCACACCTGGTTCGTCACCTTCGGGTTATGGCGTGCGGATAACAAATCGCGTCTGGTGATGGACGCGCACGGCCGTCACGCCGCGATGATCTCCACGCGCGGACAGGGCGGTGGCGGAGAGGTCACGTCGGGCGTGTCGAGCTTCAAGGCGTCGATGTCGCTGAACGACATGCGCTTTCTCGACATCGTGCAGGAAGACTGGTGGAAAGGGCCGACGGCCGTCCTCATGACACTCTTCCCCAGCGTGATCCTGCAACAGCAGGTCAACTCCGTGTCGACGCGTCACATCCAGCCGCGCGGTCCCGATTCGTTCGATTTCGTCTGGACGCATTTCGGTTTCGAAGACGACACCGAAGAGATGACGCAGCGCCGTTTGCGCCAGGCAAATCTGTTCGGCCCGGCCGGTTTCGTGTCGGCGGACGACGGTGAGGCGATCGAGTGCTCGCAGGAGGGATTCACGCAAAAACCGTGGCACCGCGTGATCGCCGAGTTGGGCGGCACCGGGGTGGAAAACACCGAGCACATGGTGACGGAGACCTTGATTCGCGGCATGTACGCCTATTGGCGCCGCGTCATGGGCGTTTGA
- a CDS encoding aromatic-ring-hydroxylating dioxygenase subunit beta: MVDFATFQAVVELNAAYAAALDTQQWDAWPEFFLDACVYRIQPRENFEMGLPLATLSFESRGMLRDRIYGIRDTLFHDPYYQRHVIGLPSIRRLDDDTLHVEANYAVFRTKPDQLTDILSVGRYLDILKRTDDGWKFASRQCIFDSEMIPNSLIYPI, translated from the coding sequence ATGGTGGATTTTGCAACATTTCAGGCGGTGGTCGAACTCAATGCCGCCTATGCGGCAGCACTCGATACCCAGCAATGGGATGCCTGGCCCGAGTTCTTCCTCGACGCGTGCGTCTACCGCATTCAGCCGCGCGAGAACTTCGAGATGGGGCTGCCGCTGGCCACACTGTCGTTCGAAAGCCGGGGCATGCTGCGCGATCGCATCTACGGCATTCGCGACACGCTATTTCATGACCCGTACTACCAGCGCCATGTGATCGGATTGCCGTCGATCCGTCGGCTCGACGACGACACGCTGCACGTCGAAGCCAACTACGCAGTGTTTCGCACCAAACCGGATCAACTGACCGACATTCTCTCGGTCGGGCGCTATCTGGACATCCTCAAACGAACCGACGACGGATGGAAGTTCGCGTCACGCCAATGCATTTTCGACAGCGAGATGATTCCCAACTCGCTGATCTACCCGATCTGA
- a CDS encoding non-heme iron oxygenase ferredoxin subunit: MSSNWIEATSRDAIPEDDVIGLIVGGRDIALYGVDGEVFATDNVCTHGNARLCDGFLDGHEIECPLHQGKFDVRTGAALCAPLIEAVRTYPIRIEADKVYVDLG; this comes from the coding sequence ATGAGCAGTAACTGGATTGAGGCGACGTCGCGCGACGCGATTCCCGAGGACGACGTGATCGGCCTGATTGTGGGCGGACGGGACATCGCCTTGTATGGCGTGGACGGCGAGGTGTTTGCGACCGATAACGTGTGCACTCACGGGAACGCGCGCCTGTGCGACGGATTCCTGGATGGGCATGAGATCGAGTGCCCGTTGCATCAGGGCAAATTCGACGTCCGGACGGGAGCCGCCCTGTGCGCGCCGCTCATCGAGGCTGTGAGAACCTATCCGATCCGCATCGAAGCCGACAAGGTCTACGTCGATCTGGGCTGA
- the cspD gene encoding cold shock domain-containing protein CspD: MATGTVKWFNDAKGFGFITPDEGGEDLFAHFSAIQMNGFKTLKEGQKVQFEVVQGPKGKQASNIQAAA; this comes from the coding sequence ATGGCAACCGGTACGGTCAAATGGTTTAACGACGCCAAGGGTTTTGGTTTCATCACGCCGGATGAGGGTGGCGAAGATCTGTTCGCTCACTTCTCGGCGATCCAGATGAACGGGTTCAAGACCCTCAAGGAAGGTCAGAAGGTGCAGTTCGAGGTCGTTCAAGGCCCGAAGGGCAAGCAGGCTTCGAACATCCAGGCTGCTGCCTGA
- the clpS gene encoding ATP-dependent Clp protease adapter ClpS, protein MATLPTTHDDTVQERQEQQLKPPSMYKVVLLNDDFTPMEFVVMVIQEYFNKDRESATQIMLKVHREGRGVCGVFTRDVAATKVEQVVSHARQSGHPLQCVMEEA, encoded by the coding sequence ATGGCAACCTTACCGACAACGCATGACGACACCGTACAGGAGCGGCAAGAGCAACAGCTCAAGCCGCCATCGATGTACAAGGTGGTACTGTTGAACGACGATTTCACCCCGATGGAGTTCGTGGTGATGGTCATTCAGGAATATTTTAATAAGGACCGGGAGTCTGCAACGCAGATCATGCTCAAGGTTCACCGTGAGGGCAGGGGAGTTTGTGGGGTCTTTACGCGCGATGTCGCGGCGACCAAAGTTGAGCAAGTTGTTAGCCATGCAAGGCAGTCCGGGCACCCGCTGCAGTGCGTGATGGAGGAAGCATGA
- the clpA gene encoding ATP-dependent Clp protease ATP-binding subunit ClpA, which produces MIAQELEVSLHMAFMEARQARHEFITVEHLLLALLDNPTAAEVLRACAANLDDLRQNLRNFIADNTPTVPGSDEVDTQPTLGFQRVIQRAIMHVQSTSNGKKEVTGANVLVAIFGEKDSHAVYYLQQQGVTRLDVVNFISHGITKTGAAGESAKAGEGSVEGEEGANTKESPLAQYTQNLNQMARDGKIDPLIGRESEVERVVQVLCRRRKNNPLLVGEAGVGKTAIAEGLAWRVTRGEVPEILQDATVYSLDMGALLAGTKYRGDFEQRLKAVLKELKERNNAILFIDEIHTLIGAGAASGGTLDASNLLKPALSSGQLKCIGATTFTEYRGIFEKDAALSRRFQKIDVNEPTVEQTVQILRGLKSRFEEHHGVKYSSSALSAAAELSAKFITDRHLPDKAIDVIDEAGAAQRILPKSKQKKTIGKGEIEEIVSKIARIPAQSVSADDRGKLQTLDRDLKSVVFGQDPAIDALSAAIKMSRAGLGKTDKPIGAFLFSGPTGVGKTEVAKQLAFTLGIELIRFDMSEYMERHAVSRLIGAPPGYVGFDQGGLLTEAITKKPHCVLLLDEIEKAHPDIFNVLLQVMDHGTLTDNNGRKADFRNVIIIMTTNAGAETINRASIGFTNERQAGDEMADIKRMFTPEFRNRLDSIISFKPLDEQIILRVVDKFLIQLEDQLHEKKVEVVFTDKLRTYLSKKGFDPLMGARPMQRLIQDTIRRALADELLFGRLTSGGRVTVDLDEHDQVQLSFPEDGNTRAQPEAAEVE; this is translated from the coding sequence ATGATTGCCCAGGAATTGGAAGTCAGCCTGCACATGGCGTTTATGGAAGCGCGCCAGGCGCGACACGAATTCATTACGGTCGAGCACCTGTTGCTCGCCCTTTTGGATAACCCGACCGCTGCCGAGGTGTTGCGCGCCTGCGCGGCAAATCTCGACGATTTGCGGCAGAACCTGCGCAACTTCATCGCCGACAATACGCCGACGGTGCCGGGGAGCGACGAGGTCGACACACAGCCCACGCTCGGTTTCCAGCGCGTGATTCAACGCGCCATCATGCACGTGCAATCCACTTCCAACGGTAAGAAGGAAGTCACGGGTGCGAACGTGCTGGTCGCCATCTTCGGCGAGAAGGACTCTCACGCCGTCTATTACCTGCAACAGCAGGGCGTGACGCGTCTGGATGTCGTCAATTTCATCTCCCACGGCATTACCAAAACCGGCGCGGCCGGCGAGTCGGCCAAGGCCGGCGAGGGGAGCGTGGAAGGCGAAGAGGGCGCCAACACCAAGGAAAGCCCGCTCGCGCAATACACCCAGAACCTTAACCAGATGGCGCGTGACGGCAAGATCGATCCGCTCATCGGGCGCGAATCGGAAGTCGAGCGCGTGGTGCAGGTGCTGTGCCGCCGTCGCAAGAACAATCCGCTGCTCGTCGGCGAAGCCGGGGTGGGCAAGACGGCCATCGCCGAAGGCCTTGCCTGGCGTGTCACGCGCGGCGAAGTGCCCGAGATTCTGCAGGACGCCACGGTCTATTCGCTGGACATGGGCGCGCTGCTCGCCGGCACCAAATATCGCGGCGACTTCGAGCAACGCCTGAAGGCCGTGCTCAAGGAACTCAAGGAGCGCAACAACGCGATCCTGTTCATCGACGAAATTCACACGCTGATCGGCGCGGGCGCCGCGTCGGGTGGCACGCTCGATGCCTCGAACCTGCTCAAGCCGGCGTTGTCGTCGGGGCAGCTCAAGTGCATTGGCGCGACGACCTTCACCGAGTATCGCGGCATCTTCGAAAAGGATGCGGCCCTGTCACGCCGTTTCCAGAAGATCGACGTGAACGAGCCGACCGTCGAGCAGACGGTGCAGATCCTGCGTGGCCTGAAGTCGCGTTTCGAAGAGCACCACGGTGTGAAGTATTCGTCGAGCGCACTCTCGGCGGCTGCCGAACTGTCGGCGAAGTTCATTACCGACCGCCATCTGCCTGACAAGGCCATCGACGTGATCGATGAAGCCGGTGCCGCTCAGCGCATTCTGCCGAAGTCCAAGCAGAAGAAGACGATCGGCAAGGGCGAGATCGAAGAGATCGTGTCGAAGATTGCACGTATTCCGGCACAAAGCGTGTCGGCGGACGACCGCGGCAAGCTTCAGACCCTCGACCGCGACCTCAAGAGCGTGGTGTTCGGACAAGACCCCGCTATCGACGCGCTGTCGGCGGCGATCAAGATGTCGCGTGCCGGGCTGGGCAAGACGGACAAGCCGATCGGTGCGTTCCTCTTCTCCGGTCCCACCGGTGTGGGCAAGACCGAAGTGGCCAAGCAGCTCGCCTTTACGCTCGGCATCGAACTGATTCGGTTCGACATGTCGGAGTACATGGAGCGTCACGCGGTGAGCCGTCTGATTGGCGCGCCGCCGGGCTACGTCGGCTTCGATCAGGGTGGTTTGTTGACCGAGGCGATTACGAAGAAGCCGCACTGCGTGCTGCTGCTCGACGAAATCGAGAAGGCGCATCCGGATATCTTCAACGTGCTGCTCCAGGTGATGGATCACGGCACGCTGACGGACAACAACGGTCGCAAGGCAGACTTCCGCAACGTCATCATCATCATGACGACGAACGCGGGTGCCGAGACGATCAACCGTGCGAGCATCGGGTTCACGAACGAGCGTCAGGCCGGCGATGAAATGGCCGACATCAAGCGCATGTTCACGCCGGAGTTCCGCAACCGTCTCGACTCGATCATCAGCTTCAAGCCGCTCGACGAGCAGATCATCCTGCGCGTGGTCGACAAGTTCCTCATCCAGTTGGAAGATCAACTGCACGAGAAGAAAGTCGAAGTGGTCTTCACCGACAAGCTTCGCACCTATCTCTCGAAGAAGGGCTTCGATCCGCTCATGGGCGCGCGTCCGATGCAGCGTCTGATTCAGGACACGATCCGTCGTGCCCTGGCCGACGAATTGCTGTTCGGTCGTCTGACCAGCGGTGGCCGCGTCACGGTGGACCTGGACGAGCACGATCAGGTGCAACTGTCCTTCCCCGAGGATGGCAACACCCGTGCACAGCCGGAAGCTGCCGAAGTCGAATAG
- the dut gene encoding dUTP diphosphatase, with protein sequence MKLDVKILDERLRSQLPAYATPGSAGLDLRACLDAPLTIAPGQTVLVPTGLAIHLADSGYAALILPRSGLGHKHGIVLGNLVGLIDSDYQGQLMVSTWNRGNEPFVLNPFERLAQLVIVPVVQAEFNLVDEFPESDRGAGGFGSTGKH encoded by the coding sequence ATGAAACTCGACGTCAAGATTCTCGACGAACGCCTGCGCTCGCAGTTGCCCGCCTACGCCACGCCGGGCAGCGCCGGACTCGACCTGCGCGCGTGTCTCGATGCACCGCTGACCATCGCACCGGGCCAGACCGTGCTCGTCCCCACCGGCCTGGCCATCCATCTGGCCGATTCGGGCTACGCCGCACTGATCCTGCCGCGCTCGGGCCTCGGCCATAAGCACGGCATCGTGTTGGGCAATCTGGTCGGGCTGATCGATTCGGATTATCAGGGGCAATTGATGGTCTCGACCTGGAATCGCGGCAACGAACCGTTCGTACTCAATCCGTTCGAGCGTCTCGCACAACTGGTGATCGTGCCGGTCGTGCAGGCAGAGTTCAATCTCGTGGATGAATTCCCCGAAAGCGATCGCGGTGCGGGGGGATTCGGCAGCACCGGCAAGCACTGA
- a CDS encoding LLM class flavin-dependent oxidoreductase — MAQTSSARIKLSILDQTPVIHGHSVADAIAATVELAQAADDLGYTRYWCAEHHGLRGVANPAPEVMIARLASVTKRLRVGSGGVMLPYYSPFKLAEQFLMLEALFPNRIDLGVGRAPGGDMRTARAVAKGPYDAGEHFPQQVAELAGLFNDTLADDHPYRGVLLQPAVQTRPELWVLGSSEFGGLLAAQLGLRYCFAHFINAHYGHRVTQAYRERFTPGQLAKPYCSVALFVICADTDAEAEALEAGVDLRRVQMAYGMNEPIPSLEQGAEAKPQYRDRELSVIAREKPRSIIGTPERVTARVMELQEQFEADEIVVLTVAGSYRARLRSHELLAQAFSLRAADSH; from the coding sequence ATGGCACAAACGTCTTCTGCACGCATCAAGCTGTCGATTCTCGATCAAACGCCCGTGATTCACGGCCATAGCGTGGCGGACGCCATTGCGGCAACCGTCGAACTGGCTCAAGCGGCCGACGACCTCGGCTACACGCGCTACTGGTGCGCAGAGCACCACGGTCTGCGCGGTGTGGCGAACCCGGCGCCAGAGGTCATGATCGCGCGGCTGGCCAGCGTGACCAAACGCCTGCGGGTCGGATCCGGCGGTGTGATGCTGCCGTACTACAGCCCGTTCAAGCTGGCCGAACAGTTTCTGATGCTCGAAGCGCTGTTTCCGAATCGCATCGACCTCGGTGTCGGACGCGCCCCCGGTGGCGACATGCGCACGGCGCGCGCCGTCGCGAAAGGGCCATACGATGCGGGCGAGCACTTCCCGCAACAGGTCGCCGAGCTGGCCGGCCTTTTCAACGACACGCTGGCCGACGATCATCCTTACCGTGGGGTATTGCTGCAACCGGCCGTGCAAACGCGCCCCGAGCTGTGGGTGCTGGGCTCGAGTGAGTTCGGTGGCTTGCTCGCCGCGCAGCTTGGCCTGCGCTACTGCTTCGCGCACTTCATCAACGCCCACTACGGTCATCGCGTGACGCAGGCGTATCGCGAACGCTTCACACCGGGGCAACTGGCGAAGCCTTATTGCTCGGTGGCGCTCTTCGTCATCTGCGCCGACACCGACGCCGAGGCGGAAGCGCTCGAAGCCGGGGTGGATCTGCGTCGGGTGCAAATGGCTTACGGCATGAACGAGCCGATTCCCAGCCTCGAACAAGGGGCCGAGGCGAAGCCGCAATATCGCGACCGGGAGTTGTCCGTCATCGCGCGCGAGAAGCCGCGTAGTATCATCGGCACCCCGGAGCGCGTCACCGCGCGCGTGATGGAATTGCAGGAGCAGTTCGAGGCCGACGAAATCGTTGTGCTGACGGTGGCCGGCAGCTACCGAGCCCGTTTGCGTTCTCACGAATTGCTCGCGCAGGCGTTTTCGCTGCGCGCCGCCGACAGCCATTGA
- a CDS encoding MFS transporter — protein MTQPPTTARPAVSVYGTLSMLAAIMFFGFMTIGMPLPVLPVYVHETLGYGSFVVGVTIGIQSVVTLLLRSYAGRTVDTRGPRRAVLTGLCGCAAAGVLYLVASMVPDPALALGILIAGRVVLGFGESLILTGGMSWGIGLLGAAHASKAISWQGVSMYTALATGAPFGAYLLESAGFTVVSLVNIALPAVAFAIALRLPAAAPVGGHRLPFLRVVGLVWRPGLAMTLGSIGYAVIAAFITLYYASHGWSGAAYALTLYSACFIGMRILLAHAVDRFGGRRVAMCSLVFSAIGQFLLWGAVSPHMALVGAGLTGVGFSLVFPALGVEALRQVPPQNRGAALAAYSAFFDLALGLIGPMAGLVANFFGYASIFLCGALGGIVAILMIARLPHAGPGTTPADSSAGSGH, from the coding sequence ATGACGCAACCTCCTACGACCGCCCGGCCGGCTGTCAGTGTCTACGGGACATTGAGCATGCTCGCCGCGATCATGTTCTTCGGTTTCATGACGATTGGCATGCCGCTGCCCGTGCTGCCGGTCTACGTCCATGAAACGCTCGGCTACGGCTCCTTCGTCGTCGGCGTCACCATCGGCATCCAGTCAGTCGTCACGCTGCTGCTGCGCTCCTACGCCGGACGCACCGTCGACACACGTGGCCCGCGCCGCGCGGTACTCACCGGGCTGTGCGGCTGCGCGGCGGCGGGCGTACTGTATCTCGTGGCATCGATGGTGCCGGACCCTGCGCTCGCGCTGGGCATCCTCATCGCCGGACGCGTGGTGCTCGGCTTCGGCGAAAGCCTGATTCTGACCGGCGGCATGTCGTGGGGCATCGGCCTGCTGGGTGCGGCGCACGCGAGCAAAGCCATTTCGTGGCAAGGCGTGTCGATGTACACAGCGCTCGCGACCGGCGCCCCGTTCGGCGCCTACCTGCTGGAATCGGCTGGCTTTACGGTCGTCTCGCTCGTGAACATCGCGCTGCCCGCCGTGGCGTTCGCCATCGCGCTGCGTCTGCCGGCAGCCGCCCCGGTGGGCGGACATCGTCTGCCGTTCCTGCGTGTCGTCGGCCTCGTGTGGCGCCCCGGTCTGGCCATGACGCTGGGGAGTATCGGCTACGCGGTCATTGCCGCGTTCATCACGCTTTACTATGCCAGCCACGGCTGGTCGGGCGCGGCGTATGCGCTCACGCTCTACAGCGCCTGCTTCATCGGCATGCGGATTCTGCTCGCACATGCGGTCGATCGCTTCGGCGGACGCCGCGTCGCCATGTGTTCGCTGGTCTTCAGCGCCATCGGTCAGTTCCTGCTGTGGGGTGCAGTGAGTCCGCACATGGCGCTCGTTGGCGCCGGGCTGACCGGCGTGGGCTTCTCGCTGGTCTTCCCCGCCCTGGGCGTGGAGGCGCTGCGCCAGGTGCCGCCGCAAAATCGGGGGGCGGCGCTGGCGGCCTATTCGGCGTTCTTCGATCTGGCGCTCGGATTGATCGGGCCGATGGCCGGACTCGTCGCCAACTTTTTCGGCTACGCCTCGATCTTCCTGTGCGGCGCACTCGGCGGGATCGTGGCCATCCTGATGATTGCGCGCCTGCCGCATGCAGGCCCCGGCACGACACCGGCAGATTCGTCCGCCGGGAGTGGCCACTGA
- the coaBC gene encoding bifunctional phosphopantothenoylcysteine decarboxylase/phosphopantothenate--cysteine ligase CoaBC — MERGELAGKTIVLGLTGGIACYKSAELTRLLIKAGATVQVVMTEAATQFITPLTMQALSGRPVFTSQWDNRVDNNMAHIDLSREADAIIIAPASTDFLAKLAHGMADDLLCTLCVARDCPLLVAPAMNRQMWANPATQRNATTLRGDGLTILGPGSGDQACGEIGDGRMLEPEELFEALVGFFQPKRLAGHRVLITAGPTFEPIDPVRGLTNLSSGKMGFALARAAAQAGADVHLVAGPTALATPYGVTRSNVQTAQQMYDAVMADVAHNDVFIAVAAVADWRVREVAHDKIKKTGDADVPTLDFVQNPDILAAVAQLPKPPYCVGFAAESGDLETHGAQKRRRKQVPLLVGNLGPATFGQDDNEVILFDDAGQKRLPRADKQSLARSLIIEIAARLPSRAPG, encoded by the coding sequence ATGGAACGCGGTGAACTTGCGGGCAAGACCATCGTTCTCGGCCTGACGGGCGGCATCGCCTGCTACAAGTCGGCCGAACTCACCCGGTTGCTCATCAAGGCCGGCGCGACGGTGCAGGTCGTGATGACCGAAGCCGCCACGCAATTCATCACGCCACTCACGATGCAGGCGCTCTCGGGGCGTCCGGTGTTCACCAGCCAGTGGGACAATCGCGTCGACAACAACATGGCGCACATCGACCTCTCGCGCGAGGCCGACGCCATCATCATCGCCCCCGCCTCCACCGACTTCCTCGCCAAGCTCGCGCACGGCATGGCCGACGACCTGCTCTGCACGCTGTGTGTGGCGCGAGACTGCCCGCTGCTGGTCGCGCCCGCCATGAATCGTCAGATGTGGGCCAACCCGGCGACCCAGCGCAATGCCACGACGCTGCGCGGCGATGGCCTGACGATCCTCGGTCCCGGCAGCGGCGATCAGGCGTGCGGTGAAATCGGCGACGGGCGGATGCTCGAGCCGGAAGAACTTTTTGAGGCCCTGGTTGGCTTCTTCCAGCCCAAACGCCTTGCCGGACACCGTGTGCTGATCACCGCAGGCCCGACGTTCGAACCCATCGACCCGGTGCGTGGCCTGACCAATCTGTCCAGCGGCAAGATGGGCTTTGCGCTTGCCCGTGCCGCCGCGCAGGCAGGCGCCGACGTGCATCTCGTCGCTGGCCCGACAGCACTGGCCACGCCCTATGGCGTGACGCGCAGCAACGTGCAAACGGCGCAGCAGATGTACGACGCGGTGATGGCCGACGTGGCGCACAACGACGTCTTCATCGCGGTGGCTGCCGTGGCCGACTGGCGCGTGCGCGAAGTGGCGCATGACAAGATCAAGAAAACCGGTGACGCCGACGTGCCGACGCTCGACTTCGTCCAGAATCCCGACATTCTCGCGGCCGTGGCGCAGTTGCCGAAGCCGCCGTATTGCGTGGGCTTCGCTGCCGAATCAGGCGATCTGGAGACGCACGGCGCACAAAAGCGCCGGCGCAAGCAGGTGCCGCTGCTCGTAGGCAATCTCGGTCCTGCCACGTTCGGGCAAGACGATAACGAAGTCATTCTCTTCGACGATGCCGGGCAGAAACGCCTGCCGCGCGCCGACAAGCAATCGCTCGCCCGCAGCCTGATCATCGAAATCGCCGCACGACTCCCGTCGCGCGCGCCCGGCTGA
- the lspA gene encoding signal peptidase II, giving the protein MASKAGARTGARRSNGGARGGATYGLAPWLGIAIVAILLDQVTKLTILKTFQYGEFRPLTSFFNLVLVYNKGAAFSFLAAAGGWQRWFFTLLGIVAATVIIWLLKRHNGQKMFCLSLSLILGGALGNVIDRVIYGHVVDFLDFHVGGWHWPAFNVADSAICVGAVLLVIDELRRVRRGK; this is encoded by the coding sequence ATGGCAAGCAAAGCAGGCGCCCGGACGGGCGCGCGACGCAGCAACGGTGGCGCCCGTGGGGGTGCCACTTACGGTCTGGCCCCGTGGCTTGGAATTGCGATCGTGGCGATCCTGCTCGATCAGGTCACCAAGCTCACGATTCTGAAGACATTCCAGTACGGCGAGTTCCGCCCGCTGACGTCGTTCTTCAATCTGGTGCTGGTGTACAACAAGGGCGCGGCATTCAGTTTTCTGGCGGCCGCCGGCGGCTGGCAACGCTGGTTCTTTACGCTGCTCGGGATCGTGGCGGCCACCGTCATCATCTGGCTGCTCAAGCGTCATAACGGCCAGAAAATGTTTTGCCTGTCGCTCTCGCTGATTCTTGGCGGCGCGCTGGGCAACGTGATCGATCGTGTGATCTATGGTCATGTGGTCGACTTTCTGGACTTTCACGTCGGCGGCTGGCATTGGCCGGCGTTCAACGTGGCCGACTCGGCCATTTGCGTGGGCGCGGTGCTGCTGGTGATCGACGAGTTGCGACGCGTGCGGCGCGGCAAATAG